The Lutibacter sp. Hel_I_33_5 genome has a window encoding:
- the rplS gene encoding 50S ribosomal protein L19 produces the protein MESLVKFVQDEFVTKKEFAEFAAGDTITVYYEIKEGNKTRTQFFRGVVIQRRGSGSSETFTIRKMSGTIGVERIFPVNLPAIQKIEVNKRGKVRRARIFYFRGLTGKKARIKEKRG, from the coding sequence ATGGAATCTTTAGTAAAATTTGTTCAAGACGAATTTGTAACAAAAAAAGAATTTGCAGAATTTGCAGCTGGTGATACAATCACAGTTTATTACGAAATTAAAGAAGGAAACAAAACTAGAACTCAGTTTTTTAGAGGAGTTGTAATTCAAAGAAGAGGAAGTGGATCTTCAGAAACATTCACTATTAGAAAAATGTCTGGTACAATTGGTGTAGAGCGTATCTTCCCAGTAAATTTACCAGCAATCCAAAAAATTGAAGTAAACAAAAGAGGTAAAGTACGTAGAGCACGTATCTTTTACTTTAGAGGTCTTACTGGTAAAAAAGCAAGAATTAAAGAAAAAAGAGGATAG
- a CDS encoding NADP-dependent isocitrate dehydrogenase translates to MSKIAKIIYTKTDEAPALATRSFLPIVKAFTKSSNIEIETKDISLAARILANFSDYLTEDQKVEDALAQLGELAKKPEANIIKLPNISASVPQLEAAIKELQVLDYKIPDFPEETNSAEDKAILARYNKVKGSAVNPVLREGNSDRRAPKAVKNYARKNPHSMGAWSADSKTHVATMQDGDFAHNEKSITTTEATSVNIIHTASNGTKTTLKENISLLDGEIIDATVMSKKALLTFLETQVNDSNDKDLLLSLHMKATMMKVSDPIIFGHAVRVYFKDLFEKHNDIFEEIGVDVNNGFGNLLSNLDEVSEDKRREILADINIVLENNPDIAMVNSDKGITNLHVPSDVIIDASMPAMIRTSGQMWNKEGKLQDTKAIIPDSSYAGIYTATIDFCKKHGAFDPTTMGTVPNVGLMAQKAEEYGSHDKTFEIATDGNVQVIDANGAVLIEHTVEEGDIWRMCQVKDAPIQDWVKLAVTRARASKTPAVFWLDENRAHDAEIIKKVNAYLPNHDTSGLDIRILSPIKATEFTLERIIKGEDTISVSGNVLRDYLTDLFPILELGTSAKMLSIVPLMNGGGLFETGAGGSAPKHVQQFEKENHLRWDSLGEFLALAVSLEHLGTSNDNKKAIILSEALDNATDKFLDNKKSPSRKVNELDNRGSHFYLAMYWAQELANQNDDVDLKAEFSSIANQLEVNEEKIVNELNDIQGIAVNIGGYYEPNDTLADKAMRPNSTLNSILG, encoded by the coding sequence ATGAGCAAAATAGCTAAAATTATATATACAAAAACTGACGAAGCGCCTGCATTGGCAACGCGTTCTTTTTTACCAATTGTAAAAGCATTTACTAAATCATCTAATATAGAAATTGAAACTAAAGATATTTCTTTAGCGGCAAGAATTTTAGCAAACTTTTCTGATTACTTAACAGAAGATCAAAAAGTAGAAGATGCTTTAGCTCAATTAGGAGAATTAGCTAAAAAACCTGAAGCAAACATTATAAAGTTACCTAATATTTCTGCCTCTGTACCACAGTTAGAAGCAGCTATAAAAGAATTACAAGTTTTAGATTATAAAATTCCTGATTTCCCTGAAGAAACAAACTCAGCAGAAGATAAAGCTATTTTAGCTCGTTACAATAAAGTAAAAGGATCTGCTGTAAACCCTGTTTTAAGAGAAGGAAATTCTGACAGAAGAGCACCAAAAGCGGTAAAGAATTACGCGCGTAAAAATCCACACTCTATGGGAGCTTGGAGTGCAGACTCTAAAACTCATGTTGCAACGATGCAAGATGGTGATTTTGCACACAACGAAAAATCTATTACCACTACAGAAGCAACTTCTGTAAACATAATTCATACTGCATCAAACGGAACAAAAACTACTCTTAAAGAAAATATATCTTTATTAGATGGAGAAATTATTGATGCTACGGTAATGAGCAAAAAAGCATTATTAACGTTCTTAGAAACACAAGTTAACGATTCAAACGATAAAGACTTATTACTGTCTTTACACATGAAAGCTACCATGATGAAGGTTTCTGACCCGATTATCTTTGGACATGCAGTTCGTGTATATTTTAAAGATTTATTTGAAAAACACAACGATATTTTTGAAGAAATTGGTGTTGATGTAAATAATGGTTTTGGAAACTTATTAAGTAATCTTGACGAAGTTTCTGAAGATAAAAGAAGAGAAATCTTAGCAGATATTAATATTGTTTTAGAAAACAATCCAGATATCGCCATGGTAAATTCTGATAAAGGAATTACCAATTTACACGTTCCTTCGGATGTAATTATTGATGCTTCTATGCCTGCAATGATTAGAACTTCCGGTCAGATGTGGAACAAAGAAGGAAAATTACAAGATACCAAAGCAATTATTCCTGATAGTTCTTATGCTGGTATTTATACAGCAACTATAGACTTTTGTAAAAAACATGGTGCGTTTGATCCAACAACAATGGGTACAGTTCCTAATGTTGGTTTAATGGCTCAAAAAGCTGAAGAATATGGTTCTCATGATAAAACTTTTGAAATTGCAACGGATGGAAACGTTCAGGTGATTGATGCAAACGGAGCTGTTTTAATTGAACATACTGTTGAAGAAGGAGATATTTGGAGAATGTGTCAAGTAAAAGATGCACCTATTCAAGATTGGGTAAAATTAGCAGTTACTAGAGCGAGAGCTTCTAAAACTCCAGCTGTTTTTTGGTTGGATGAAAATAGAGCACATGATGCTGAAATCATTAAAAAAGTAAACGCTTATTTACCAAATCATGATACTTCTGGTTTAGACATCAGAATTTTATCACCTATAAAAGCAACTGAATTCACGTTAGAAAGAATTATTAAAGGAGAAGATACTATTTCTGTTTCTGGTAATGTTTTACGTGATTATTTAACAGACTTATTTCCAATTTTAGAATTAGGAACTTCTGCAAAAATGTTATCTATTGTTCCTTTAATGAACGGTGGTGGATTGTTTGAAACGGGTGCTGGTGGTTCTGCTCCAAAACATGTTCAACAATTTGAAAAAGAAAACCACTTACGTTGGGATTCTTTAGGAGAATTCTTAGCGTTAGCTGTTTCTTTAGAACATTTAGGAACATCAAATGATAATAAAAAAGCAATCATTTTATCGGAAGCATTAGACAATGCAACAGATAAGTTTTTAGACAATAAAAAGTCGCCTTCAAGAAAAGTTAACGAATTAGACAATAGAGGTTCTCACTTCTATTTAGCAATGTATTGGGCTCAGGAATTGGCCAATCAAAATGATGATGTTGATTTAAAAGCTGAGTTTTCTTCGATTGCAAATCAATTAGAAGTCAATGAAGAAAAGATTGTAAATGAGTTAAATGACATACAAGGAATCGCTGTAAATATTGGTGGTTATTACGAACCAAATGATACTCTTGCAGATAAAGCAATGAGACCTAACAGCACCTTAAACAGTATTTTAGGTTAA
- a CDS encoding efflux RND transporter periplasmic adaptor subunit, which yields MSKKKIYIIAGLIIALLLFYFFFKSKTEDDISLTVKVKKGNFISEVLTSGEIQSSSSKRISGPSSQSLRKFNLRDIKIQDLVSEGSIVKKGDYVGRLDPSSINEKILDAELNLETAQSKYTQQQLDTTLTLKQERNGINDLLFSIEETKLELTQSAFEPPATIKKLEIQIEKSNRDLREKRENYSIKKRQADAKMVEVGTEVSKIKKKLNELTKLLKSFTIHSDGNGMITYIKEWDGRKKKVGSSVSPWSPSIASLPDLSKMESKTYANEVDIRKIKKELPVTVGFDAFPDIKLEGVVTNVANVGEKKRGSDIKVFQVMIKLKNTNDNIRPGMTTSNKILTDTEEDTLITPIESIFSKDSISYVYKKSGFSVEKIQVELGKSNNDIIVIKKGVKENDVLYLNKPEGYETKNIILLKE from the coding sequence ATGAGTAAGAAAAAAATCTACATAATTGCAGGTTTAATAATTGCATTATTATTATTTTATTTTTTCTTTAAATCTAAAACGGAAGATGATATATCCTTAACCGTTAAAGTAAAAAAAGGAAACTTTATTAGCGAAGTTCTCACCTCTGGAGAAATACAATCATCGAGCTCAAAAAGAATAAGCGGCCCATCTTCACAAAGTTTAAGAAAATTCAACTTAAGAGATATTAAGATTCAAGATTTAGTTTCTGAAGGCTCTATTGTAAAAAAAGGAGATTATGTTGGAAGATTAGATCCATCTAGTATCAATGAAAAAATTCTTGATGCTGAATTAAATTTAGAAACTGCACAATCTAAATATACACAACAACAATTAGACACCACATTAACGCTAAAACAAGAACGTAATGGTATCAATGATTTATTATTTAGCATCGAAGAAACAAAACTAGAACTTACTCAGTCTGCTTTTGAACCACCTGCAACTATAAAAAAGTTAGAAATACAAATTGAAAAATCGAATAGGGATTTAAGAGAAAAAAGAGAGAACTATTCAATAAAAAAGAGACAAGCAGATGCTAAAATGGTAGAAGTTGGTACTGAAGTTTCTAAAATTAAAAAGAAGTTAAACGAGCTTACCAAGCTACTAAAATCGTTCACAATTCACTCAGATGGTAATGGAATGATTACCTATATAAAAGAATGGGATGGTAGAAAAAAGAAAGTTGGTTCTTCTGTAAGTCCATGGAGTCCTTCGATTGCGTCACTTCCAGATTTATCAAAAATGGAATCTAAAACCTATGCAAACGAAGTAGACATTAGAAAGATTAAAAAAGAGTTACCTGTTACCGTTGGTTTTGATGCTTTTCCTGATATAAAACTTGAAGGAGTAGTTACCAATGTTGCCAATGTGGGCGAGAAAAAAAGAGGTTCTGATATCAAAGTTTTTCAAGTGATGATAAAGCTTAAAAACACGAATGATAACATTAGACCTGGTATGACTACATCAAACAAAATTTTAACAGACACAGAAGAAGATACTTTAATCACACCTATTGAATCTATATTTTCTAAGGATAGCATAAGTTATGTTTATAAAAAGTCCGGTTTTTCAGTAGAAAAAATCCAAGTAGAATTAGGTAAATCTAATAATGATATCATTGTTATTAAAAAAGGTGTAAAAGAAAATGATGTTCTTTATTTAAATAAACCTGAAGGTTATGAAACTAAAAATATAATTCTTTTAAAAGAATAA
- a CDS encoding ABC transporter permease, translating to MIDRILLEKLKSNFTEAIRVIATNKVRTFLTALGIIFGVAAVITMLAIGKGAEKEILSQLELVGVNNIVITPIPDDKDDEDSNSEESSDGVESKKFSKGLDLDDAKSILSNIPSVKNVSPEIIMDTYVINNGRQNSVKLVGVSTSFFNTSNILIDKGKNFTKHQLNNALPVCIIGKSIEKKLFTGESAIGKYIKVKDVWLQVVGIIEEKLISEKAQENLGIRDLNQDVYIPVKTFLVRYKDRKIISDKPLDTGGGMVFFSGNQSGPKKRIPRGNYHQIDKLTIQVSNSNELKSTAEVLSRMLKRKHNNVLDFEITIPIQLLKQQQKTKQIFNIVLSIIAGISLLIGGIGIMNIMLASVLERTKEIGIIRAIGATQEDVILQFLSESVLISIGGGIIGIFIGIIASYAVEIATGIETILSFNSILLSFFVATLIGLIFGIAPAKAAANKSPIEAIRYE from the coding sequence ATGATAGACAGAATACTTTTAGAAAAATTAAAGTCAAATTTTACTGAAGCAATACGTGTAATCGCCACCAATAAAGTTAGAACTTTTTTAACAGCTTTAGGTATTATTTTTGGTGTAGCTGCAGTAATTACAATGCTTGCCATTGGAAAGGGTGCAGAAAAAGAAATACTCTCTCAATTAGAATTAGTTGGTGTAAATAATATTGTTATTACTCCAATTCCAGATGATAAAGATGATGAGGATAGTAATAGCGAAGAAAGTAGTGATGGTGTAGAGTCAAAAAAATTCTCTAAAGGATTAGATTTAGATGATGCAAAAAGTATACTTAGTAATATACCTTCTGTAAAAAATGTAAGTCCAGAAATTATTATGGACACTTATGTAATTAATAATGGTAGACAAAACTCGGTAAAACTAGTTGGAGTTAGCACTTCTTTTTTTAACACTTCTAATATATTAATTGATAAAGGAAAAAACTTCACTAAACATCAATTAAACAATGCTTTACCTGTTTGTATTATTGGAAAAAGTATCGAGAAAAAATTATTTACTGGAGAAAGTGCCATTGGTAAATACATTAAAGTAAAAGATGTTTGGCTGCAAGTTGTGGGTATAATTGAAGAAAAATTAATCTCTGAAAAAGCACAAGAAAACTTAGGAATACGAGATCTAAATCAAGACGTATACATTCCTGTAAAAACGTTTTTGGTTCGCTACAAAGACAGAAAAATAATTAGCGACAAACCTCTTGACACTGGTGGTGGAATGGTTTTTTTTAGCGGAAATCAAAGTGGCCCAAAGAAAAGAATTCCAAGAGGAAATTATCATCAAATTGATAAGCTTACAATTCAAGTATCAAATTCGAATGAATTAAAATCTACTGCTGAGGTTTTGAGTAGAATGCTTAAAAGAAAGCACAATAATGTTTTAGATTTTGAAATAACAATACCAATTCAGTTGTTAAAACAACAACAGAAAACAAAACAAATATTTAATATTGTTCTTAGTATTATTGCTGGAATTTCTTTACTTATTGGTGGGATAGGCATCATGAATATTATGCTTGCTTCGGTTTTAGAAAGAACAAAAGAAATAGGGATTATAAGAGCAATTGGAGCTACACAAGAAGATGTTATTTTACAGTTCTTATCAGAATCAGTATTAATTAGTATTGGTGGTGGAATTATTGGAATTTTTATCGGAATTATAGCTTCTTATGCTGTAGAGATAGCTACAGGAATAGAAACCATACTTTCTTTTAATTCTATTTTATTATCATTTTTTGTAGCAACACTTATTGGGTTAATTTTTGGTATTGCTCCTGCAAAAGCTGCCGCAAATAAGAGTCCTATTGAAGCCATTAGATACGAATAA
- a CDS encoding TolC family protein — translation MKKIALLHFLLLTTIVFCQDRKISLDEAIQLAQKKSPDFKANLNKNQASYWRYKNYKASFLPIVGLSATLPSYSNSSRRLTNDLGQDIFVNQNQSRIEGRLSISQNIPYTGGSLSINSQLERIDIFGANSSTGYFVTPFSINYNQNSLFYNPFKWDKKIEPLIYEESKKDFIENMEKISLTTSRFYFSLLKSQMQLKIANNNLSNQDTLYQIAKGRFKIGKIAENDLLQMELSLLNSKNSVTTSKISLKRAAQNFTRYLGLGSQELELNIPVNLSPFNVDIEKALEEASSNRKSVIEFRRKRLEAEKELARVKGNNKLQLNVNANFGISQQGALINDLFQDFNRQQNISVTLSLPVFDWGVSKSRRKIAEANLDLVNTNLEQDKQAFEQEIYLHTLNWSNQRVFLKTSEKAKEIATKRYDITKKRYILGKITITDLNLAQSEKDRAVVVYLNSLEKFWVDYYTLRRLTLYDFLNDKKIEIKDIIYN, via the coding sequence ATGAAAAAAATAGCGCTATTACACTTTTTACTATTAACAACTATCGTTTTTTGTCAGGATAGAAAAATATCTTTAGATGAAGCGATTCAATTAGCTCAAAAAAAATCTCCAGATTTCAAGGCAAATCTCAATAAAAATCAAGCGAGTTATTGGCGGTACAAAAATTATAAAGCTAGTTTTTTACCTATTGTTGGTTTAAGTGCTACGCTTCCTTCCTACTCTAATTCTTCAAGGAGATTAACCAATGATTTAGGACAAGATATATTTGTAAATCAGAATCAATCTAGAATAGAAGGGAGACTTTCTATTTCGCAAAACATTCCTTATACCGGAGGTTCTTTGTCAATAAATTCTCAATTAGAACGAATCGATATTTTTGGCGCAAATTCCTCTACTGGATATTTCGTCACTCCTTTTTCTATTAACTACAATCAAAACTCTTTGTTTTACAATCCATTTAAATGGGATAAAAAAATTGAACCTTTAATTTATGAGGAATCAAAAAAGGATTTTATTGAAAACATGGAGAAAATTTCTTTAACTACATCACGTTTTTATTTTAGTCTTCTAAAATCGCAAATGCAATTAAAAATAGCTAATAATAATTTATCGAATCAAGATACATTATATCAAATTGCAAAAGGAAGATTTAAAATTGGGAAAATAGCTGAGAATGATTTATTGCAAATGGAACTTTCACTTTTAAACTCTAAAAACAGTGTTACCACATCTAAAATATCTTTAAAAAGAGCCGCTCAAAATTTTACTCGATATTTAGGTTTAGGTTCTCAAGAATTAGAATTAAATATTCCAGTAAATTTATCTCCTTTTAATGTTGATATAGAAAAAGCACTAGAAGAAGCAAGTTCTAACAGAAAATCTGTAATCGAATTTAGACGAAAAAGATTAGAAGCAGAAAAGGAACTTGCCAGAGTTAAAGGAAATAACAAATTACAATTAAATGTAAATGCAAATTTTGGAATTTCACAACAAGGAGCATTAATTAATGATCTTTTTCAAGATTTTAATCGCCAGCAAAACATATCTGTTACACTAAGCCTTCCTGTCTTTGATTGGGGAGTCTCTAAATCGAGAAGAAAAATAGCCGAAGCAAATCTAGATTTAGTTAACACCAATTTAGAACAAGACAAACAAGCATTTGAACAAGAAATTTACCTTCATACCTTAAATTGGTCTAACCAAAGAGTTTTCTTAAAAACATCAGAAAAAGCTAAAGAAATAGCTACTAAAAGATATGATATTACTAAAAAAAGATACATTTTAGGTAAAATTACAATTACAGACTTAAACTTAGCGCAGTCAGAAAAAGATAGAGCAGTTGTGGTGTATTTGAATTCTTTAGAAAAATTTTGGGTAGATTATTATACCTTAAGAAGGTTAACACTTTATGATTTTTTAAATGATAAAAAAATTGAAATTAAGGACATTATTTACAATTAA
- a CDS encoding TonB-dependent receptor, which produces MFLKKSLLITFICISFSIFSQEKITLSGTVYDESNNETLIGVSVYFPELKSGTTTNEYGFYSITIPKGTYNVLISYLGYTVISESLDLSKKTTKNFKLVEETESLDEIIIESNIEKLNVRTPQMSVNKLNSSTIKQIPVVLGEADVIKSLILLPGVTSAGEGASGFNVRGGSADQNLILLDEATVFNSSHLFGFFSVFNPDVIKDVKLYKGGIPARFGGRLSSVLDIYQKEGNSKKFNLTGGIGLVSSRLLAEGPIEKEKSSFLIGGRASYAHLFLPLFDNDNKAYFYDLNSKINYRFNDKNNLFLSTYFGKDVFGINDSFVNNYGNSVVNLRWNHLFSDKLFSNLSLIYSDYFYGLILDFVGFEWDSGITNFNLKYDFKHYLNDNFKLSYGINNINIKFNPGKIIPNRPDSGIIAEKLTNKYANEFAAYVDAEHKLNENLTLQYGVRFSSFLRLGQNELNTYQNNQAVLYNSEFKKYESAVATGTESFKRSETIASFNNFEPRLSMSYVINDNSSIKASYNRMVQYLHLLSNTASPTPLDVWTPSGKYIKPQLLDQYAMGYFKSIKDGDYSLETEVFYKDIQNRIDYINGANLVANNEIETVILNGKARAYGLEVLLKKNEGNLKGWFSYTLSRSEQLTPGRNANEPGINQGNWYSTPYDKTHDFSVNASYELNKKWKFNANFIFQTGQPTNYPVGQYEIQGINVPIYDDNRRNADRLPAYHRLDISATLTPRKNKNRKWKGEWVFGIYNLYGRDNAASIAFKQNRETNRNEALQTSIFGLVPSVTYNFKF; this is translated from the coding sequence ATGTTTTTAAAAAAATCGTTACTTATTACTTTTATATGTATTTCTTTCAGCATATTTAGTCAAGAAAAAATAACGCTAAGTGGTACTGTATATGACGAAAGCAACAACGAAACTCTTATTGGTGTTTCTGTTTATTTTCCTGAACTAAAGTCTGGTACAACAACAAACGAATACGGATTTTACTCCATTACAATACCAAAAGGAACTTATAACGTTTTAATTAGTTATTTAGGATATACAGTAATTTCAGAGAGTTTAGACTTATCTAAAAAAACAACTAAAAACTTCAAATTAGTTGAAGAAACTGAAAGTTTAGATGAAATAATTATTGAGAGTAATATTGAAAAATTGAATGTTAGAACTCCACAAATGAGTGTTAACAAACTAAACTCAAGTACCATAAAACAAATTCCTGTTGTATTAGGCGAAGCAGATGTAATAAAATCATTGATTTTATTACCAGGTGTTACAAGTGCTGGTGAAGGTGCTTCTGGATTTAACGTTAGAGGTGGTTCTGCAGATCAAAACTTAATATTATTAGATGAAGCAACCGTTTTTAATTCTTCACATTTATTTGGCTTTTTCTCTGTTTTTAATCCAGATGTTATTAAAGATGTAAAATTATATAAGGGCGGAATTCCAGCTCGTTTTGGCGGAAGACTTTCGTCTGTTTTAGATATTTATCAAAAAGAAGGAAATAGTAAAAAGTTCAATTTAACTGGTGGAATCGGTTTAGTTTCTAGTAGATTATTAGCTGAAGGTCCTATTGAAAAAGAAAAGAGTTCTTTTTTAATAGGTGGAAGAGCTTCCTATGCGCATTTATTTTTACCACTTTTCGACAATGATAACAAAGCATATTTCTATGATTTAAATAGTAAAATAAATTATCGTTTTAACGATAAAAACAACCTTTTTCTATCTACTTATTTTGGTAAAGATGTTTTTGGAATTAATGACAGTTTTGTAAACAATTACGGAAATTCAGTTGTTAATTTACGCTGGAATCATCTTTTTTCTGATAAGTTATTCTCTAACTTATCTTTAATATACTCAGACTATTTTTATGGATTAATACTTGATTTTGTTGGATTTGAATGGGACTCTGGAATTACAAACTTTAATTTAAAATACGACTTTAAGCATTACTTAAATGATAATTTTAAACTAAGTTATGGTATCAACAATATCAATATTAAATTTAACCCAGGTAAGATTATTCCTAACAGACCAGATTCTGGAATTATTGCAGAAAAATTAACAAATAAGTATGCAAATGAGTTTGCTGCATATGTAGATGCAGAGCATAAATTAAATGAGAATTTAACATTACAATATGGTGTGCGTTTTAGTAGTTTTTTACGTTTGGGTCAGAATGAATTAAATACCTATCAAAATAACCAAGCGGTACTTTATAATAGTGAATTCAAAAAATACGAATCTGCTGTAGCCACAGGAACAGAATCTTTTAAAAGAAGTGAAACCATTGCGAGCTTTAACAATTTTGAACCTAGACTTTCTATGTCGTATGTAATCAACGATAATTCTTCTATAAAAGCTAGTTATAATAGAATGGTTCAATATTTACACTTATTATCAAATACTGCCTCTCCTACTCCATTAGATGTTTGGACGCCAAGTGGAAAATATATAAAACCACAGTTGTTAGATCAATATGCAATGGGATATTTTAAATCTATAAAAGATGGAGATTATTCCTTAGAAACAGAAGTTTTCTATAAAGACATTCAGAATCGAATAGATTATATAAATGGAGCAAATTTAGTTGCCAATAATGAAATTGAAACGGTCATATTAAACGGAAAAGCTAGAGCTTACGGATTGGAAGTTTTGTTGAAAAAGAATGAAGGAAATTTAAAAGGGTGGTTTTCTTATACATTATCTAGATCAGAACAATTAACTCCTGGAAGAAATGCCAATGAACCAGGTATAAATCAAGGAAATTGGTATAGTACACCATATGACAAAACTCATGACTTTTCTGTAAACGCTAGTTATGAGCTAAATAAAAAGTGGAAATTCAATGCTAATTTTATTTTTCAAACTGGACAACCAACAAATTACCCTGTCGGACAATATGAAATACAAGGTATAAATGTTCCAATTTACGATGATAATAGAAGAAATGCCGATAGATTACCTGCCTATCATCGATTAGATATTTCTGCGACACTCACTCCAAGGAAAAATAAAAACAGAAAATGGAAAGGCGAATGGGTCTTTGGTATTTATAACTTATATGGAAGAGATAATGCGGCTTCAATTGCTTTTAAACAGAATAGAGAAACCAATAGAAACGAGGCATTACAGACATCAATATTTGGTTTAGTACCTTCAGTAACGTATAATTTTAAATTTTAG
- a CDS encoding DUF4249 family protein: MKKIYILPVLLMFIFSNCEKVIDVDVPSIQPKLIIDAAFDVYFDETPVTVNTTVKLKLSADYFEENIPTVTNATVFVTDLSSNTIINYSDINNDGDYEADVAFIPSENTEYELTVIYNNQTYKGKASRVKSSPINSIIQGDETLFTGKETQLKVDFTDVSDKEEFYLFNFTNNLMIALDDRFFNGSDYNFSYFYQEDDIELPADVTIRMSGMTKEYYTYFEVLINQSGQNSGGPFQTIPSSLLGNMINKTDEANFPLGYFHISETDTFDISLVDKSE, encoded by the coding sequence ATGAAAAAGATATATATACTTCCAGTTTTGTTGATGTTCATTTTTTCTAATTGTGAAAAAGTTATTGATGTTGATGTTCCATCAATTCAACCAAAATTAATTATAGACGCAGCTTTTGACGTTTATTTTGATGAAACTCCAGTAACCGTAAATACAACAGTAAAATTAAAACTGTCAGCAGATTATTTTGAAGAAAATATACCAACGGTAACAAATGCTACTGTTTTTGTAACAGATTTATCTAGTAACACTATTATTAATTATTCTGATATTAACAACGATGGTGATTACGAAGCTGATGTAGCTTTTATACCTTCAGAAAATACTGAATATGAATTAACGGTTATCTATAACAATCAAACTTATAAAGGAAAAGCTTCAAGAGTAAAATCATCTCCAATAAATTCAATTATTCAAGGTGATGAAACGTTGTTTACAGGAAAAGAAACACAGCTAAAAGTAGATTTTACAGATGTTAGTGATAAAGAAGAATTTTATCTATTTAATTTTACAAATAATTTAATGATAGCACTTGATGATCGATTTTTTAATGGATCTGATTATAACTTCTCATATTTTTACCAAGAAGATGATATTGAATTACCAGCAGATGTTACCATAAGAATGTCTGGTATGACTAAAGAATATTATACATATTTTGAAGTTTTAATCAACCAGAGTGGTCAAAATTCTGGAGGACCTTTTCAAACAATTCCATCATCCCTATTAGGAAATATGATCAATAAAACTGATGAAGCTAATTTTCCTCTAGGCTATTTTCATATTTCAGAAACGGATACTTTTGATATAAGTTTGGTTGATAAAAGCGAATAA
- the murQ gene encoding N-acetylmuramic acid 6-phosphate etherase, with protein sequence MTFIKTTEQDSNYNHLEKMSISELLSTINNEDKTVPLAVEKSLPQIETLTEQIVRQLKKGGRLFYIGAGTSGRLGILDASECPPTFGVPHELVVGLIAGGDIAIRKAVEFAEDSTNQGWKDLQEHNITTKDVVVGIAASGTTPYVISALEACNKNDVITGCITCNKNSPLSHVSQFPIEVVVGPEFVTGSSRMKAGTAQKLVLNMLSTTTMIQLGKVKGNKMVDMQLSNNKLVDRGEKMLVSELNIDQKEAKQLLQEFGSVRNVILNYKK encoded by the coding sequence ATGACATTTATAAAAACTACCGAGCAGGATTCTAATTACAATCATCTGGAAAAGATGTCGATATCAGAATTATTAAGTACTATTAATAATGAAGATAAAACGGTTCCTTTAGCGGTTGAAAAATCATTACCACAAATTGAAACCCTTACAGAACAAATTGTTAGACAATTAAAAAAAGGTGGTAGACTTTTTTATATTGGCGCTGGCACAAGTGGCAGATTAGGTATTTTAGACGCTAGTGAATGTCCGCCAACTTTTGGCGTACCACACGAATTAGTAGTAGGCTTAATTGCTGGTGGAGATATTGCTATTAGAAAAGCGGTAGAATTTGCTGAAGATTCAACCAATCAAGGTTGGAAAGATTTACAAGAACATAATATTACTACCAAAGATGTAGTTGTTGGTATTGCTGCTTCTGGAACAACACCTTATGTGATTTCTGCTTTAGAAGCTTGTAATAAAAATGACGTTATTACGGGTTGTATCACCTGCAATAAAAATAGTCCATTATCTCATGTTTCTCAATTCCCAATAGAAGTTGTCGTTGGTCCAGAATTTGTAACTGGAAGTTCTAGAATGAAAGCTGGTACGGCACAAAAATTAGTATTAAACATGTTATCTACAACAACGATGATTCAGTTAGGTAAAGTAAAAGGCAATAAAATGGTTGATATGCAATTATCTAATAATAAATTGGTTGATAGAGGTGAAAAAATGTTAGTATCAGAATTAAATATCGACCAAAAAGAAGCAAAGCAATTATTGCAGGAATTTGGGAGTGTTAGAAACGTTATCTTAAATTATAAAAAATGA